A window of Argopecten irradians isolate NY chromosome 1, Ai_NY, whole genome shotgun sequence contains these coding sequences:
- the LOC138334624 gene encoding death-associated inhibitor of apoptosis 1-like: MAYSNSRQYGGRTEPPRHPEYSDVSRRRDSYTSSRKLKHHSQKLAEAGFFYNGAHVQCYVCSRPLRTWHNNALWYPVCQHDCVQTPNDHSTSEEPNSALVNDRLVNVQQPCSDHIPDGACISLAVSGTREEPTRTGTDASVSLTTHSLTCCEHSEPNVQAYYSGRSSIVTSIDSPEKVHCSLRLENRYLKEQRKCKICKEQVVGITFLPCGHLCCCAECAPSVGRCPLCQEPVTDRSKTILPP; encoded by the exons ATGGCATATTCTAACTCAAGACAATACGGAGGTAGGACAGAGCCGCCCCGTCATCCAGAATATTCAGATGTATCACGTCGACGCGATTCTTACACAAGTTCCCGAAAACTGAAACACCACTCCCAAAAATTAGCTGAAGCTGGATTCTTCTACAATG GGGCACATGTACAGTGCTATGTGTGTAGTCGACCACTAAGAACATGGCATAACAATGCCCTTTGGTATCCTGTCTGTCAGCATGATTGTGTACAG ACTCCTAATGATCATTCTACCTCAGAGGAACCAAACTCGGCACTAGTTAATGACCGACTGGTCAACGTCCAACAACCATGCAGTGATCATATACCTGATGGGGCATGCATATCTTTAGCCGTATCGGGTACACGGGAAGAGCCTACTAGGACGGGAACAG ATGCAAGTGTTTCGCTTACCACGCACTCCCTTACTTGTTGTGAACATTCGGAACCAAATGTCCAAG CGTACTACAGTGGGAGATCCTCCATTGTTACTTCTATAGATAGTCCGGAAAAAG TGCATTGCTCCTTACGTCTGGAAAACAGATATCTTAAGGAacaaagaaaatgtaaaatctGTAAGGAACAAGTAGTCGGCATTACATTTTTGCCATGTGGGCATCTGTGTTGCTGCGCGGAATGTGCCCCTAGTGTAGGCAGGTGCCCATTATGCCAAGAGCCAGTCACAGATCGATCTAAGACAATTCTACCGCCGTAG